A genome region from Trachemys scripta elegans isolate TJP31775 chromosome 2, CAS_Tse_1.0, whole genome shotgun sequence includes the following:
- the RBM48 gene encoding RNA-binding protein 48, which translates to MAAPGDGVGGVCKHHAQQDVCDSRAKYREGRRPRAVKVYTVNLESRYLLIQGVPALGVMKELVEQFALYGAIEEYNALDEYPAEQFTEVYLIKFQKLQSARIAKRKLDERSFFGSLLHVCYAPEFETVQETREKLQNRRKYIAKATSNRVHFVVKKIQEPKKSVSKNSEHDFQPETLGFSAADANTGNWDPSACCPYPYQPSCEFSSRNTACPSGGRFQRVLAFPQYVSNCAETSESFCQSKPLTQSAQQGGYTNTPVSLVLQRKVSSDNGIGRFMPRTTQLQERKRKRDQGNQIDFIGIDSDSTGVIIGPRLPEIPKVDMDDDSLNTSASLIRNKLTKVAVSVPKSSGEKPEDTQTKPPIKQRRRI; encoded by the exons GTGTATACTGTCAACTTGGAATCTCGTTATTTGCTAATACAGGGAGTTCCTGCTTTGGGTGTTATGAAGGAATTAGTGGAACAATTTGCATTATATGGTGCCATTGAAGAGTACAATGCTTTAGATGAGTATCCAGCAGAACAATTTACAGAAGTTTATCTTATCAAATTCCAAAAATTACAGAGTGCAAG gATAGCCAAGAGAAAACTGGATGAACGGAGTTTCTTTGGTAGTTTGCTTCATGTGTGTTATGCTCCAGAATTTGAAACAGTCCAAGAGACTAGGGAGAAGCTGCAAAACAGGAGAAAATATATCGCAAAAGCAACAAGTAATAGAG TTCATTTTGTGGTAAAGAAGATACAGGAGCCTAAAAAATCTGTTTCAAAGAACTCAGAACATGACTTTCAACCAGAAACCTTAGGATTCAGTGCAGCAGATGCAAACACTGGTAACTGGGATCCATCTGCATGTTGTCCTTACCCTTACCAGCCATCTTGTGAATTTTCATCAAGAAACACAGCATGTCCTTCAGGAGGTCGCTTTCAGAGGGTGTTGGCATTCCCTCAATATGTCAGTAACTGTGCTGAAACTTCTGAATCCTTTTGCCAAAGTAAACCTTTGACTCAAAGTGCACAACAGGGGGGATATACTAACACACCAGTTTCTCTTGTGCTGCAAAGAAAAGTTTCTTCTGATAATGGAATTGGGAGATTTATGCCCCGCACAACTCAACTGCAAGAGCGAAAGAGAAAGCGAGACCAAGGCAATcaaattgacttcattggaatagACTCAGATAGTACCGGAGTCATTATTGGTCCACGGCTACCAGAAATACCAAAAGTGGACATGGATGATGATTCATTGAATACTTCAGCAAGTTTAATTCGAAATAAACTTACGAAG GTAGCAGTTTCTGTTCCAAAATCATCTGGGGAAAAGCCAGAAGATACTCAAACAAAGCCACCAATAAAGCAGAGAAGAAGAATATAG